The genomic stretch GCCTAGGCTTACCTAATTGTAAAGCCACGGCCATTCCCCCGAAAACTCTGAAGCCTAGGCTGATGCCATCTTCTCAAGGTGAGAGAGATGATCCGGAGGCCAAGCTTCTCCGGATCGCCCTAGCTGCCGCGCCGGGCTCGAGGCCCCTTTGCGGCACAAACAACCCTACAAGGAATTGAAAATGAAGAAATCAATCATGGCTACTGCAATGGTGCTGGCCGTCGCCACTTCCACCGGCGCGTTCGCCAAGGCAACCACCGGCACGATCACCAGCGTCGACAAGAATGGCGACTCCATCACGTTGTCCGACGGGCAGACCTTTACCCTCCCGGAAGGCATCGAAGCCGAGACGCTCAAAGTCGGTGAGAAGGTAAGTGTCACCTACACTGTCAAGGCCGGCAAACTGTCGGTTTCGAGCATTCACCAAGCCAAGTAGGTTCGCAAACGGACCGGGTCGGCTGTGCCGATCCGGTCCTTCAATCGGGCGGATGCCCAGGTCGGGAATTAAGATCGGCTTACAGGATCCCTGTTGCAATCCGGTCAAGCCGGTTCCCCTCCCGGTAGAGCACGGACACCAGCCCAGCGGCGCAGATGCCCATGAGCGCTCCGCCAAGGACGTCCGTCATATAGTGGGTTCCGACGTAAACCCGGGACCAGGCAACCAGAACCGCCATTAAGCCGAAGATGATAGCTCTTCGGGGCAAGGCCTGAACCGCGAAAGCGGCAACGATCGCGAAGGCGGCCGTCGCGTGATCCGAAGGAAACGACCAGTCGGCACTCGTAGGGATGATGAGGTGGGTGATTCCAGCCTCATACGGGCGCGTGCGGTGTACAAAAAGCAGGATGATCTGGTTGGCGCCAAGCCCGATCAAGAACGCCAGTCCCGCCACGATCGTCGCATGGCGAACATGCACCCGGTCCGTCTTGCTCCACCATTGAAGGGCTACGCAGGCGATGAGAAGCGGAACCCCTAACGTCGTCACCCCGACCATCATTCTGTCCAGCACAGGGTTGGTTCCCGCTGCCGCGTTGATCCATTGCGTAATCGCCACGTCCATGAAATTGCCTTATCGTTGTTTGTTACCAATCAGGAGACCCGTGAACGAGCATCGCGTCCATCAGATTTTCGAGGTCAGCCTGTTGCTCAAGGGCGCACACGCGCTCATTGAGTGTGTAGGCGGCATCGTACTGGCGTTCGTCAGCACCAACACGATCGTTTCCCTGGCCAATAGGCTGACACAGGATGAGCTTGTTGAGGATCCCCATGATTTCATCGCCAGCCATTTGATGATGCTGGCCAGCAACTTCTCCGTCAGCACTCAGCATTTTTACGCATTCTATCTTCTCAGCCATGGGATCGTGAAACTGGCCCTCGTCGTTGCTTTGCTGAAAAACAAGCTATGGGCATACCCGTCATCCTTGATCGTCCTGGGGTTGTTCGAACACACCGCTGCCGAGACGAATTTCTATTCGGTTAAGAGGCCAGATGGCGAGTACATCGATTTGATCGAAGACTGGTTGGCTGAAATCGAATCTGCCGCCGCTCTGCGAGACTTCAAGATTTAAGAACCTAGCATCGACCGCAGGCGCGACAGCGGGCGCACACCGCTATGTTCGTAAACCATTAGGCTCTTCAATCCGCGCCGTTGCGAGCGCCGCTTTCGCCTTTTCGACCCACAGCACCCGCGCGTGTTCTCCACCTTCGCTTTTGAGCTTGGCGGCGATCCAAAGCAACGCTCCGTAGATGATGGCGCGATCGTCGTTGGTTAGATCAACGATGCCTGCCTTGACGACAAGACCGCCGAGTTCGATCAGGTGTCGGGTACGCTTGCGGCGGCCGATCTGCCAGGTGCGCATGTCATGCCGAGCCAGAGCCGCTTGCCGGCGATTGTGTGCTGCCTGGTTGCGCCGAAGCGCTGCGAGGGTTGCGCTGAGATTCCGGAGCAGTTCGCCGGGCCCGGCTCTCGAAAAACATCACTCCACGCTTGGCCCATGCCTCACGCTTTCCGGTATCCTTCGTTTCAACGATGGCGACCAGCGCGCCGGCCAGCTCGTCGCTGCTGAGCTGATCGGCACCGGTGGCGATCACCAGCTCGCCAAGCTGCTGCACCTTTCGCGTTTTGAGCTCTCGCGCTTTTTCTTCCAGCGCCTTCAGTTCTGCGTCGAAATCGCGTGGTTTGCGCATGGCTGTCTCCATCGGTTGTCGATCGGAGGATGATAGGGGAGCGGCTGCCGGAAGGCTTCAGGGTTGCCGAGACAGCCCGGGACGGGCTGGTCCATCCCGAGATTTTTTCGAGGGAGGGCGCGCTTATACGTCGTGCCGACGTGCGCTTTGACGTGCAAATGATCCTGTCGCGATGGCGATCTATCATCTTCACGTCAAGGTCATTGGCCGCAAGGCAGGCTCAAGCGCTGTCGCGTCGGCCGCCTACCGCTCGGCTTCGCGGCTGCGTGACGAGCGCATCGAACGCACTCACGACTTCTCGGCCAAGCGTGGCGTCGTCCATTCCGAAGTAATGCTGCCGGAGAATGCGCCGGAAGCCTGGCGCGACCGCGAGCGGCTGTGGAACGATGTCGAGGCGGTCGAGGTACGCAAGGATGCGCAGCTTGCCCGCGAGGTCGAGTTTGCGCTCCCGCGTGAACTCAGCCAGGCGCAAGGGATCGAACTGGCGCGCGATTTTGTTCAGGCCGAGTTTGTCAGCAAGGGCATGGTCGCCGATCTCAATGTGCACTGGGACAGGGCAGAGGATGGCAGTCCCAAGCCGCATGCTCATGTCATGCTCACTATGCGGTCCGTGGACGAGAATGGTTTTGGGTCAAAGGTTCGAGATTGGAACCGCACCGAACTGGTCGAGCGCTGGCGCGAGCGATGGGCGGAACTGGCCAATGAGCGCCTGGCCGAGCTGGACATCGATGTCCGCATCGATCATCGCAGTCTGGAAGCGCAGGGCATAGCGTTAGAGCCGCAAACCCAGATTGGTGCACCAGCCCAGCGTCTTGAGAATGGCGGCCTTGCTGCCGGCAGTGAAGCCGATCGCGCCGAACTGCATCGCGAGATCGCGCGCAACAATGGTGCGCGCATCATTGTCGATCCATCCGTGGCGCTGGATGCCATCACCCATCAGCAATCGACATTCACCCGAAAGGACATCGCGAAGTTTGCGCATCGCCACAGCGATGGAGTGGAGCAGTTCAACACGGTGGTGGCAGCCATCAGCAACGCACCCGATCTGCTCGAACTCGGCAAGGACGGACGCGGCGAAGACCGTTTAACGACAAGGCAGATGATCGAGACCGAACAGCGCCTTCACCGCGCGGCGGAGCGTATCGATTTGGACGAGCGCCACGCGGTGAGTGACGCACATCGCGAGGCAGCGCTGGCGCGGGCTGCGCAAGGCGGTCTTATCCTTTCGGGCGAGCAGACCGATGCGCTTGCGCATATCACCGATGGTCACGGTCTTGGTGTCGTTGTCGGCTTTGCCGGGACGGGCAAGAGCGCCATGCTGGGTGTCGCGCGCCAGGCATGGGCAGCGGCGGGTTATGAGGTTCGAGGCGCGGCACTCTCCGGCATTGCCGCCGAGAATCTGGAAGGCGGATCAGGCATCTCGTCACGTACCATCGCCAGTATGGAGCATAGCTGGGGACAGGGCAGGGATCTTCTCACCACGCGCGATGTCCTGGTGATCGATGAGGCCGGCATGGTCGGCACGCGCCAGTTGGAGCGCGTGCTCTCCCATGCGGCGGACGTTGGCGCGAAAGTCGTCCTCGTCGGTGATCCCCAGCAGTTGCAGGCGATCGAAGCCGGCGCTGCATTCCGCTCCATCCATGAGCGTCATGGCGGCGTCGAAATCGGTCAGGTGCGTCGGCAGCACGACGACTGGCAGCGCGATGCCACGCGCGACCTGGCAACCGGCAGGATCGGCGCCGCGATCAGCGCCTATGACGCGCAAGGCATGGTGCATCAAGCTGCAACGCGCGATGAAGCGCGAGCTGAACTCGTCGAGCGCTGGGATCGCGACAGGCAGGCGCATCCAGAGGCAAGCCGGATCATTCTCACCCACACAAACGACGAGGTGCGCGCCCTGAACGAGGCAGCGCGCGAGCGCATGCGCGCTGCCGGCGATCTCGGCGACGATGTTCAGGCAAGCGTCGAACGAGGTGCAAGGGCCTTCGCCAGCGGCGACCGGGTCATGTTCCTGCGCAACGAGCGCGGGCTTGGCGTCAAGAACGGCACGCTTGGCCTGATCGAAGAGGTCACCACACAGAGCATGACGGTTCAAACCGACGACGGCAAATCTGTTCGCTTCGACCTGAAAGACTACGCGCACATCGACCACGGCTATGCGGCGACCATTCACAAGGCGCAGGGCATGACCGTCGACCGGACCCATGTGCTCGCAACGCCGGGCATGGATGCGCATGGCAGTTACGTCGCGCTGTCGCGGCATCGAGACAGGATGGACCTGCACTACGGCGGCGGCGACTTCAACACGCGGGAGCGGCTGGACCGTACGCTGTCACGGGACCGCGCCAAGGACATGGCGTCGGATTACGAGCAGGTCGACCCGGCGCAAGACTATGCAGAGCGGCGCGGGATCTCCTTCCGAAAGCGCGTGGTCGAGATCGTGCGCCGGATCGTTCCGGAGAAGCTGCGCGACAGGATCGGCGGATTGCTGGACGGGTTGCGCTCGCCCGGAGATGGCGAGCCCCTGCAGGAAGGTGGACCTGGGCCGGTAAGGGAGAGTGTCGGGGCGCAGATCGGAGATGCACGGCCCATGCTCGGCGGAGAAAATCTCGCCACCGGCGTGTCGCGCGACACGAATGTGCCGGTGGACGCTGAAGCCGCGTTGCGCAGCGCTCGTACGAAGGCGCTTGTTCGTCACGCGCGCGCTCTCGACGCGATCCTCAGTACTGGAAATGCGGACGGGCAGGGGACTCCCGAGCAGATGGGCGAATTGAGAGATGCGCGCAACGCTTTTGAGAAGGTTCGGCCTCATGGTTGGCGCGATGCCGAAGCGGCTTATGTGAAAAATCCCGAACTCGTTCGTGAAGCGAGCGCCGGCCGCGTCAGCCGCATCGTGCTTGCTCTCCAGCTTGAAACGGAAATCCGCACCGGACTGGACATCGATCCCGGCCGCCGCGCCGACCGGTTCGTCGAACGCTGGCAAAGGCTCGACCGGACGGGACGGGAGCAATATCAGGCCGGCGACATGTCCGGCTACGAGTCAACGCGTTCGGCAATGTCCGATATGGCCAAGAGTCTTGAACGCGACCCTCAACTTGAATCTCTACTGGCCAATCATAAGAAGGCGCTCGGCATTCAGATCGAATCCGGCCGTCGTCTCGGGGCGGAACTCGCCTTTAACCACGGCATCGGGCTCGGCCGAGGCAAAGGCATCGGAATCTGACTATCCGATTTGCCGCCGTTTCCGCGCCACATCGCGGTGGGGCGGGAATGAGTCTTGCCTGACCGATGCAGCCTGTTTCGTGTGAACCATCAGATATCAGAGGCACTCAGGAGGAGACAGGCGAGCCATGCCCGAACCCGATCGCATCATCCGCAGCAGAACTGTCCTTGCCCGGACCGGCCTGTCTCGCTCAACCATGTATCGCAAGATCGCCGAAGGCACGTTCCCGGCTCAGATCAAGATCAGCATCAACGGTGCGGGCTGGCGCGAATCCGATATCAATCGGTGGGTGGAAGATCCGGTATCTTGGAGGCCGAGGCGAGAGGGTGATTAAACCCGAAAAATCCGGTTGCGAGCGCTGGTGAAATGATAGCATCTATATCAACTTGCCATGCTTTTTCTGTGGATAATGGAACCGAAGCACCGGTATGATTTTAGATTGGGTAATTTTGAGGGTATCGATCAATATCCTCACTGAGGATTTCTCATTAAATTCAAATACATAGCTTACACTTCGATTCCGCCTCTGGCACCATTCTTTTTAAGCACTTAGATCGCCGTCCCATTCATGTTGCAGCCGTGTTGGGACTGAAATAGGTTGGATTCCAACGGTTCTAGCCGGCACGCGGCCTAGCGGACGCGACATGGTATGCGAAATGATCGACGACTTCGGATAGGCCACGGAAGAGCGTTAGAACGGTGTATTGGGGGCCGCCGCCTATATCGTGGCGAAACACGGTCGGCCTATCCTTCAGCGGAGCGCGAGCTGGAAGCCTTGCAGCCGCGTGATCGATTTGCAACTGCACCCCGGTTCATGACGGACGAACAGTTCCGCGCGTATTTTTTCGGCTTGACGGAGCGCGCCTTGACCCGACTGCGGCTGAGAAAGGGTTTCCCCCACAAAGACGCGCTGCTCAACAAGACCGACAGGAAGGCCGTCGATCGACACTTCGATGTTCGGGCCGGTCTCAAAAAAGCGCGATGCCCTTGTGGTTGAAGACGGGCTAGAGAACTTTGACTGACAAAGAAGGGCCACTCCGAAGGAGCGGCCTCATTCATCTCGCCAGACTACCCATCCCATCGGCTGATCTGCGGCCAGGATTGCTGCAATCGGCTTTCCCGAACTCAGGAAGCCACCTCCCAGCATTCCGCCGTGCTAGGACGTCCCGTTGCCGAAGACAAATGAGGAGCCGCGCCGCACGGAGACCGTGCCCGCCCTGTATGTCGATGTCATTGCGCCTATCTGCCAGTAGCCTAGGATGAAGAAAGAAGATTCGAGCAGACGGGGGCGCTTTGGAGACGATTTATGTCACAAAACACTGCAAACCGGCCGATCGCGAATACATGCTTTCGGGAAGCTTTCGGATTGGCACTCATTCCGGTTTCTACAGTGGCGAAAGCACTCTGTATGACGATCGAGATGAGGGAAAAGGCGAGAGCAATTTAACCGGCGACGTTTTCAATTTATCTGGCAGTATAGGTAACATAGTACACATGTCCGGTGTTACCGTCGTTAACATCAAAAATGCCGTTTCATATCAGCACAATGTCGATTTCAACGTATTTTGCAGCTCAATTGGGCCATACTCAGAAATTCGTCACCGGCTTCTTATGGATGGGCGAGGAGCATACACTGGCAGCAAGAGCATGACGGCTTGGCTAGTACTAGACGTTGCAAAGTTGAGAATCGCTCTTGAGGCCGTCGCAACGCATTGCTTCGCGCGCACGATCGTAATCGAGAAGCCGGTTAGCTACGGCAGACGAACACGCGAGTTCAGTCAGAGCACAATTGGAGCAAATTTTGCGACGTCAACCTTGCTGTCTCGCGATATAGAGTTCGCCTTTGTCAAACCATCGCTATTCAGCGTGGAGGAGGAATACCGCCACTGCATGATACCCGTTGGTGCCCCTCCTGAGCCAATCCTGACCAATCGGCTGCCCCGATATATTCGCCGCCTGTTTGTCCAAGCGATACATGACCCGGGCGGGATTGTGATCTAAAGCCGGCGCGCGAAACCTTGCTATCGCGCAGTGAGCCGCGAATGGTGATGTTTGCAGAGAGACCTGAAGTTGCACCAAACGGGGCTGCAGATGTGGATGGGAGCGCACGCTCAGATGTGATCGACCTCGCTGGCGCGATCATGCAGCCGAGATGCGAGCACATAGGATTTGTCGCGAGGAACCGGCGCGCGGGCGGCGCGCCAGGCGGCGTAGCCGCAGTTGTGCGAACTACCGCGCTGGCGCTCGCGATCGGCCCTGGCCGTCGCCTGGCATGGGCAGAGCATGCCCACCGATCCTGGAGCCATTCACCGTTTCAAGGAAACGGCAGCCTGCTCGAACTCTTTGTTTCAATGCAATACCGCAACGGAAAGCGCTATGCGCTTTCCCGGGGGCCGCCGGCGCGCTGGCGCGCGCCGGCCGATCTTGGCGTCAGGCGTGGCGGATCTCGGTTCCCAGCACCTTCAGGCATTCGCGGATGAACGCGGCAAGTGCTGTCCAGCCCTTGGCGGACACCATCGTCCCGTCCACATAAGCATCGGTGGGAGACAGGTCGATGTAAGTGCCGCCGGCAAGCGTCACCTCCGGTTCGCAAGCCGCGAGAGCACCAACCTTCTTGCCACGGACGACACCGTCGACCGCGATCAGAATCTGGACGCCGTGGCAGATCGTGAAGATCGGCTTCTTGGTTTCGTGGAAATGGCGCACGATCGCCTGCACGCGCTTGTCGGTCCGAATGTATTCCGGCCCGCGGCCGCCCGCGCAGTAGACGGCATGATACTGGTCGAGCTGTCTTTCGGCTTCCGAGAACGTCTTGTTGATCAGCGCGTAGTGGCCGAGCTTTTCAGTGTAGGTCTGGTCGCCCTCGAAATCGTGCAGCGAGGTCTTGATCAGGTCTCCGGCGTTCTTGTCCGGGCACACGACGTGAACCGTGTGGCCCACGGCCTCCATCGCCTGCTGGTAGACGAAGATCTCGTATTCCTCGGTGAACTCACCAGTCAGCATCAGTATTTTCTTGCCTGGCATGGCTCTTCCTCCTCAATGTTTTGGGCTGGGCAAGGCGCGGTTCGCGCCCTGCGGTTGCGTGAAATGGGACAGGGTCAGAACGGCGATTCCGGGAAATAGTATTCCTTGGCATTGGCCTGGGTGATCAGCGGCGCGTCGAGCTTGACAGTGCCGCGGACGGGTGCCTGGCCGATCAGGTTCGCGACGGTCATGTAGATCGCCGTCTTGATCATCGACGGCGGGTACGGCGTCTCGACCGGTGTCATCGCGTCGCCGTCGATCACCTTCTTCACGATGTCCTTCATGCCGTTGCCGCCAAGCGCCAGTTTGATGTCGGTCCGGCCCGACTGCTTTACGGCCTCCAGCACGCCAAGCAGCATGTCGTCGTCATTGGCCCACACCGCATCGATATGCGGATATTTGGCCAAATAGTCCTGCATCAGCTTGAAGGCCTCGTCGCTGTTCCAGTGGGCATACTGAATGTCCAGCACCTTCAGTCCGGTGCCCTTGATCGTGTCCTGGAAGCCTTTGATGCGCTCGTCATCGATGACGGTCGGAATGCCGCGCAGCACGACGAGGTCGCCCTTGCCACCCAGCTTGTCGATCATGAACTTGGCGGTATTGGCGCCCACCGCGATGTTGTCGCCGGCGAGATAGAGGTCCTGGATCGAGGAGTCCGTCAGGCCCCGGTCAACGACGGTGATGAAGGTCCCCGCACCCTTGATGGCCTTGACCGGCTGGGTGAGTTCCTCCGAGCTGTACGGCAGGATGACCAGGGCATCCAGCTTGCGGCTGGCGGACAGATCCTCGAGTGCGCTCACCTGTTCGGCTGCCGACGGCGACGTCTTGACGACCACTTCCACGTCCGGGAAAGCCGCATTGATTTCCTTGGCGGCCTGCTGGGCGTGGTATACGACACCCGCGGTCCAGCCATGGTCGGCCGCCGGTATCGACACCGCGACGACCTTCTTGTCTTGCGCCATGGCCTGTCCGGCCAGGAGCAGCGAGCCAAGGGCGGCAGCCGCGATCCATTTTCTACTCAACATTCTCTTCTCCCATTGGACCTGCAAAAACCGGCTCCCGTGTGGTCCGGACACGGGGCTATTTCGAATTGGAAAACCGCTGGATGAGCATGGCGATGATGATGATGACGCCCTGAACGGCGGCAACGAGGTATTCGGAAACGAAGTCCGACAGCACCATGAGGTTGGCGATCAGCTCCAGGATGACCGCGCCGGCGACCGTTCCCCACACATGACCCTTGCCGCCCCGCAATGCGGTGCCGCCGATCACCACGGCGGTGATCACCTGCAATTCCCAGAGCTGTCCGGTTGTCGGCGTGGCGGCGCCCAGGCGCGGTACGTAGCAGATCGCGGCGATCGCCACGCAGGCGCCCTGGACGATATAGGCAATGGTGCGGGTCTTGATGACCGAGATGCCGGAGTAGCGCGCGACATCCTCATTGGCGCCCACGGCCGCGCATTTGCGCCCGTACTTCATCTTGTAGAGGATGAAGGATGCGACGGCGGCAACCGCGACGGAAATCAGGATCGGGATCGGAATGCCGGCGACCGTGCCGAAATAGACAGGCCGGTAGGCTTCGCGCAGCGACCGGTCGATCGGTATCGTGCCGCCGTCGGTCAGATAGGTGATCAGCGCCCGGAAAATCCCCATCGTGCCGAGCGTCGCGATGAACGGTTCTATCCGCCCCACTGTCACGATCAGCCCGTTGGCCAGCCCGCACAGCAGGCCGACCAGGATTGCCACGACCATCCCGGCGGGAATCGCCCAGAGGCCGGCATGCGGCGCCGCCGCGTTCATGAACATGATGGTGATGCCGGTGACGAAAGCGGCCATCGAGCCGACGGAAAGATCGAGCCCTCCCGACGAGATCACGAACGTCGCACCAACCGCTATGATCGCGATGAAGGCGCTGCGGGTGATCACATTGGCAAGGTTGGTGGCCGAGAGAAAGTCCGGATTGACAAGGAAGCCCGCCACGAGCAGGGCAGCCAATGCCAGGAAGGGCCCGACATCGGTCCAGGTGAGGTTCAGATCGCTGATCCGGCGTGCGGATGGGGATTCGGTCATGACAGCCATTCTGTTCCTCCCTCGGCTTCTGGCCTCGGCTTGGAGCCGCTGGTCGCCAGCAGCGCCACATTGCTTTCAGTCATTTCGGCGCCACTGACCTCACCGGTGACGTGGCCCTCACGCATTACCAGGATGCGATCGCACAGGCCGATCAGTTCCTGCATCTCCGATGAGATGACGATGCAGGCCTTGCCCTTGGCGACCAGCCCGTGGATGAAGGCGTAGATCTGCGCCTTGTTGGCGATGTCGATGCCGCGCGTCGGCTCGTCGATGATGACCACCGACGGGTTGGTCAAAAGAACCTTGGCCAGCAGCAGTTTCTGCTGGTTGCCGCCCGAGAGCTGGGCCGCATTGGCGCCCGGGCTCTTCACCCTGATGTCATAGGTCTCGACGGCCTTTTCCAAGGCCTCCGTTTCGCGGCGGCGGCCCATCGAAAGGCCGGGATGGAACACATCCAGCGCGGACAGCGTCAGATTGGGCGCCAGGCGCTCCTGCAGCAGCAGTCCCTTGCCCTTGCGGTCCTCGGTCAGGTAGCCGACGCCGGCGTCGATCGCGGCGCGCTGCGAATGGAAGTGGACCGGCTTGCCCTCGAGCTCGACCGTCGCGGTTGCCGGACGCAGTCCGGTGATGCCCTCGAACAGTTCGGTCCGGCCGGCGCCAACCATGCCGGCAAAGCCGAGGATCTCGCCCTTGTGAACCGTGAACGATACGTTCTGGGCATAGCCGGCAACGGTGGCGTTCCTGACGCTCAGCATCGGCACATCCGACGGCGCCACCCGCTTTTCAGGATAGAGCGCGGCCAGTTCGCGGCCGACCATCAGGCGCGCCATGTCCATCTGATTGAGGGTCTTGCCTGGATAGGTGCCGACCATCTTGCCGTCGCGCAGCACGGTCACCTTGTCGGCAACACGCTGCACCTCGTCCAGCCTGTGGCTGATATAGAGCACGGCGGTGCCGTGAGCCTTCAGCTGCAGGACAATTTCCAGCAGCCGCTCGACTTCGCCGCCGGTCAGCATGGCGGTCGGTTCGTCGAAGATCACCAGCTTGAAGTCGTCGAGCAACGCGCGGGCGATCTGCACCATCTGCCGGTCGGCCAGCGAGATGTCGCGCACCAGTGCCGTCGGCGATACGAAGCAGCCGATCCCCGCCAGCTTCTCGGCCGCCTGACGCCGCATCGTCCGGTCATCCACGAAGGGGCCGCGCGAAAGCTCGCGCCCGAGAAACAGATTGTCCGCCAACGTCAGCGCCTCGGCGAGCAGGATTTCCTGATGCACCAGCGCGATGCCGGCATCCTGTGCCTGGCTGGGCTTGGTGAACCTCACCGGCTGGCCATTCATCGACAAGGTGCCGGCCGTAGGCTCGATATAGCCGGACAGCAGCCGCATCAATGTCGACTTGCCGGCGCCGTTCTCGCCGATGATGGCGTGGATCTCGCCGGGCAGGACGTCGAGCACGACATCCGACAGGACCGTCACCGGGCCGTATTGTTTCGACAGGCGCTCGGCCCGCAGCACCGGTTCGACGGCGCCCGGCACGCCACCAAAAGGCAACGTGCCTCCTCCCTCTCCGGCGATGTTGGCGGCAATGGACATCAGTTCCGATCTCAATCGAAGGCCGGAAGCAAGCGATCGCGCGAATGCTCGATATGGATGCGCATCGCCTTTTGGGCGGCATCGGGATCGGCGGCGCCGAACGCGGCGAGGATCGCCTCGTGTTCGTCGAGCGCCTCCTCGGTCACGCGGGCATGATACATCAAGCGAAAGATATGGAAGTGGGTGTGCTGGTGGCTCAACGTCTGCCGGATGAGTTCGTTTTCGGAAAACTCCATGATCTTGTCGTGGAAGATCGCGTCCTGCCGGGCGAAATTCGAATAACGCAGGCGCTCGTCCTTGCCTTCGCGCCGTGACATCACGCCGGCCGCTTCCAGCAAGATGTTGAGCTTGGCTTCGTCCATGGCAGCGGCGGCTTTCGCCGCGGCATGCGGCTCAAGCAGAAGGCGCATCTCGTACAATTCGTCGAAGCGGCGCCGCGTGATTTGCGGTGCCGCGCGAT from Mesorhizobium sp. 113-3-3 encodes the following:
- a CDS encoding sugar ABC transporter ATP-binding protein, whose product is MSIAANIAGEGGGTLPFGGVPGAVEPVLRAERLSKQYGPVTVLSDVVLDVLPGEIHAIIGENGAGKSTLMRLLSGYIEPTAGTLSMNGQPVRFTKPSQAQDAGIALVHQEILLAEALTLADNLFLGRELSRGPFVDDRTMRRQAAEKLAGIGCFVSPTALVRDISLADRQMVQIARALLDDFKLVIFDEPTAMLTGGEVERLLEIVLQLKAHGTAVLYISHRLDEVQRVADKVTVLRDGKMVGTYPGKTLNQMDMARLMVGRELAALYPEKRVAPSDVPMLSVRNATVAGYAQNVSFTVHKGEILGFAGMVGAGRTELFEGITGLRPATATVELEGKPVHFHSQRAAIDAGVGYLTEDRKGKGLLLQERLAPNLTLSALDVFHPGLSMGRRRETEALEKAVETYDIRVKSPGANAAQLSGGNQQKLLLAKVLLTNPSVVIIDEPTRGIDIANKAQIYAFIHGLVAKGKACIVISSEMQELIGLCDRILVMREGHVTGEVSGAEMTESNVALLATSGSKPRPEAEGGTEWLS
- a CDS encoding GntR family transcriptional regulator, coding for MQIANPTDTTETTALGGRIQRSNSLVEDVYEAIFAQLMALKIAPGSRITVDSLVKEFNVSHTPIREALGRLEGEGLVLKTHLIGYRAAPQITRRRFDELYEMRLLLEPHAAAKAAAAMDEAKLNILLEAAGVMSRREGKDERLRYSNFARQDAIFHDKIMEFSENELIRQTLSHQHTHFHIFRLMYHARVTEEALDEHEAILAAFGAADPDAAQKAMRIHIEHSRDRLLPAFD